One genomic segment of Erinaceus europaeus chromosome 18, mEriEur2.1, whole genome shotgun sequence includes these proteins:
- the MMADHC gene encoding cobalamin trafficking protein CblD isoform X2, with translation MASVLCNRARLVSYLPGFYSLVKRVVIPKTFSTAGSSGSDESHVATAPPDICSRTVWPDETMGPFGPQDQRFQLPGNIGFDCHLNGTSAQKKSQVHKTLPDVLAEPLSSERHEFVMAQYVNEFQSNGVPVEQEINSAETYFESAKVECAIQTCPELLRRDFESLFPEVTANKLTILTVTQKTENDMTAWSEGVENERELLLEKFISGAKEICYALRAEGYWADFIDPSSGLAFFGPYTSNTLFETDERYRHLGFSIDDLGCCKVIRHSLWGTHVFVGSIFTNATPDTRIMKKLSGN, from the exons ATGGCCAGT GTGCTCTGTAATAGAGCCAGGCTGGTTTCCTATCTCCCAGGATTTTATTCCTTAGTTAAAAGGGTTGTCATCCCCAAAACCTTTTCAACTGCAGGATCCTCAGGGTCTGATGAGTCTCATGTTGCCACTGCACCACCAGACATAT gCTCTCGAACAGTTTGGCCTGACGAAACTATGGGGCCATTTGGTCCTCAAGATCAGAGATTCCAGCTCCCTGGAAACATAGGTTTTGATTGTCACCTCAATGGGACCTCAGCACAGAAGAAAAGCCAGGTTCATAAAACTTTACCTGATGTGCTAGCAGAACCTTTGTCAAGTGAAAGGCACGAGTTTGTGATGGCACAATATGTGAATGAATTTCAG AGTAATGGTGTACCTGTTGAACAAGAAATTAACAGTGCAGAAACTTACTTTGAAAGTGCCAAAGTAGAGTGTGCAATCCAAACATGTCCAGAATTGCTACGAAGAG atTTTGAATCACTATTTCCAGAGGTAACAGCCAACAAACTTACGATCCTGACTGTAACACAGAAAACTGAAAATGATATGACTGCTTGGAGTGAGGGGGTAGAAAACGAAAGAGAACTGCTCTTAGAGAAg tTCATCAGTGGTGCTAAGGAAATCTGCTACGCTCTTCGAGCTGAAGGCTATTGGGCTGACTTCATTGATCCATCATCTGGTTTGGCA TTTTTTGGACCATATACGAGCAACACTCTTTTTGAGACAGATGAACGCTATCGACATTTAGGATTCTCTATTGATGATCTTGGCTGCTGTAAAGTAATTCGACATAGTCTGTGGGGCACCCATGTGTTTGTAGGAAGTATCTTCACTAATGCAACACCAGATACTCGTATTATGAAGAAATTGAGTGGAAATTAG
- the MMADHC gene encoding cobalamin trafficking protein CblD isoform X1: MRIVGSTLLAIHVLGSDSSSLTPAKGGAEGGARPVRAVAVAVAAAIFPAGGVGLRGRGQRRWRLVLCNRARLVSYLPGFYSLVKRVVIPKTFSTAGSSGSDESHVATAPPDICSRTVWPDETMGPFGPQDQRFQLPGNIGFDCHLNGTSAQKKSQVHKTLPDVLAEPLSSERHEFVMAQYVNEFQSNGVPVEQEINSAETYFESAKVECAIQTCPELLRRDFESLFPEVTANKLTILTVTQKTENDMTAWSEGVENERELLLEKFISGAKEICYALRAEGYWADFIDPSSGLAFFGPYTSNTLFETDERYRHLGFSIDDLGCCKVIRHSLWGTHVFVGSIFTNATPDTRIMKKLSGN, encoded by the exons ATGCGCATCGTTGGCTCGACGCTCCTTGCCATCCATGTGCTCGGTAGCGACTCCTCTAGTCTGACCCCAGCCAAGGGAGGGGCCGAGGGAGGGGCCCGCCCCGTCCGCGCCGTTGCCGTTGCCGTTGCCGCCGCCATCTTCCCAGCTGGAGGAGTCGGGCTCCGGGGCCGTGGGCAGCGGCGGTGGAGACTG GTGCTCTGTAATAGAGCCAGGCTGGTTTCCTATCTCCCAGGATTTTATTCCTTAGTTAAAAGGGTTGTCATCCCCAAAACCTTTTCAACTGCAGGATCCTCAGGGTCTGATGAGTCTCATGTTGCCACTGCACCACCAGACATAT gCTCTCGAACAGTTTGGCCTGACGAAACTATGGGGCCATTTGGTCCTCAAGATCAGAGATTCCAGCTCCCTGGAAACATAGGTTTTGATTGTCACCTCAATGGGACCTCAGCACAGAAGAAAAGCCAGGTTCATAAAACTTTACCTGATGTGCTAGCAGAACCTTTGTCAAGTGAAAGGCACGAGTTTGTGATGGCACAATATGTGAATGAATTTCAG AGTAATGGTGTACCTGTTGAACAAGAAATTAACAGTGCAGAAACTTACTTTGAAAGTGCCAAAGTAGAGTGTGCAATCCAAACATGTCCAGAATTGCTACGAAGAG atTTTGAATCACTATTTCCAGAGGTAACAGCCAACAAACTTACGATCCTGACTGTAACACAGAAAACTGAAAATGATATGACTGCTTGGAGTGAGGGGGTAGAAAACGAAAGAGAACTGCTCTTAGAGAAg tTCATCAGTGGTGCTAAGGAAATCTGCTACGCTCTTCGAGCTGAAGGCTATTGGGCTGACTTCATTGATCCATCATCTGGTTTGGCA TTTTTTGGACCATATACGAGCAACACTCTTTTTGAGACAGATGAACGCTATCGACATTTAGGATTCTCTATTGATGATCTTGGCTGCTGTAAAGTAATTCGACATAGTCTGTGGGGCACCCATGTGTTTGTAGGAAGTATCTTCACTAATGCAACACCAGATACTCGTATTATGAAGAAATTGAGTGGAAATTAG
- the MMADHC gene encoding cobalamin trafficking protein CblD isoform X3, which translates to MGPFGPQDQRFQLPGNIGFDCHLNGTSAQKKSQVHKTLPDVLAEPLSSERHEFVMAQYVNEFQSNGVPVEQEINSAETYFESAKVECAIQTCPELLRRDFESLFPEVTANKLTILTVTQKTENDMTAWSEGVENERELLLEKFISGAKEICYALRAEGYWADFIDPSSGLAFFGPYTSNTLFETDERYRHLGFSIDDLGCCKVIRHSLWGTHVFVGSIFTNATPDTRIMKKLSGN; encoded by the exons ATGGGGCCATTTGGTCCTCAAGATCAGAGATTCCAGCTCCCTGGAAACATAGGTTTTGATTGTCACCTCAATGGGACCTCAGCACAGAAGAAAAGCCAGGTTCATAAAACTTTACCTGATGTGCTAGCAGAACCTTTGTCAAGTGAAAGGCACGAGTTTGTGATGGCACAATATGTGAATGAATTTCAG AGTAATGGTGTACCTGTTGAACAAGAAATTAACAGTGCAGAAACTTACTTTGAAAGTGCCAAAGTAGAGTGTGCAATCCAAACATGTCCAGAATTGCTACGAAGAG atTTTGAATCACTATTTCCAGAGGTAACAGCCAACAAACTTACGATCCTGACTGTAACACAGAAAACTGAAAATGATATGACTGCTTGGAGTGAGGGGGTAGAAAACGAAAGAGAACTGCTCTTAGAGAAg tTCATCAGTGGTGCTAAGGAAATCTGCTACGCTCTTCGAGCTGAAGGCTATTGGGCTGACTTCATTGATCCATCATCTGGTTTGGCA TTTTTTGGACCATATACGAGCAACACTCTTTTTGAGACAGATGAACGCTATCGACATTTAGGATTCTCTATTGATGATCTTGGCTGCTGTAAAGTAATTCGACATAGTCTGTGGGGCACCCATGTGTTTGTAGGAAGTATCTTCACTAATGCAACACCAGATACTCGTATTATGAAGAAATTGAGTGGAAATTAG